Genomic segment of Perca flavescens isolate YP-PL-M2 chromosome 7, PFLA_1.0, whole genome shotgun sequence:
ATTTTATGTAATTCTCCAATCTGCAGTAACAGCTTGAAACAGAGAAAGTGTCAAAAGATTGTTGATCCCAGAAAtaaacattttctatttttttctgttgtcaATTTCATCATTTTACTCTGCATGCATTTAGTTGACATCAATGTCCCAGTAATTAACACAATCTGAAACATATTTTGACATTGAGTTTTCTTCATGAAACGGTTTCTTGTGAACCTGGGAAGCAGGAAAAtaacagcttttattttgataaaatatattttattttaaactttcgagggggaaaaaaaaaaggacaaaaactcATAAGTTTCAAACAAATGCACTGCATCTTTGAAAGGCTTATGCTTAAATTTTCTCAGTCAAGTATAAATAGTCTCTTCTTGGTTTCCAAAATTTGATCCAGcatgtgtgtctcggtgtgagtgtttgtgctaACACCAGCTTTGACTCTTCCCTGAGAAAGTCTTTGAGGATTTTCAGGTTGCTAATCATACACTGGTCTTCAGTCAGCGTCTCGTTCGCAGCGGACCCAGCCCTCGCATTTTTAAACAGTCTTTGGCATCCTTTAtctggaaaaaaagagaaacgtCTCAGTCATATAAAGATTCAGCAATATTAATGTAACTGCACCAGAAGTACATATAAAGACattataaatgtttattttctacAAAACATGTTTCAGCTTCACTGTTTGATGTCACATTAATGTCCAAATGCAAAGTGAAAGGCCATATAGTCATTACGTTGTAGATCAGCAACAAGGCATGCTACGGAGGGTAAATTCACATTAAAGTAAGAACAAACAAAGGGAAAAACACTGTAATATGTAGAGCTTTGATTAATTGGAATGCAATGCCTAGTCATGTCATTCAAGAAAATAGAAAACCTCAATTCAAAGTATTACTTAAAGAACATCTGCTAGCTGAGCAGAACTCTGTATTGGATAATACTTAATGAATGCTGTTAGTATCATTGAGGGTTCCCTGTGTGCATTTGCTTGGTTATATTATTAGTGAACAATGTCATAATCTCATCTCTACGGTTTGTGAATAATTTAAACTAGGTCCTGTGTTGTCCTGTGTTGTGTTGAATGTTGTTATGTCTTGTTATTGTTTTcgttgtttttctttcagtgatgtattgaatgttgttttttggtggttgtttttaatgtaatgatGCACGTCAATGTATAGCTGCACGAGTTGTGGGGTGGActccaggaagaatagctgtgGCTACGGCCCCAGCTAATGGAGATCCCAatacaatcaaatcaaatcacatTATGTTTTGAACCACAGTGAAGATTTCACAGTAGtcaaaaaagagaataaaaaacaTCTGCGTCTGACTGTGTGAGGAATTTAGAGCGAGCGCCGAGACATGTGCCGTGCGTAAAGGTATTTTTACGCACACACTCCAAGACAAAATAATGGGAGTTACACAAAAGTGCTCAGGATTGAAAGGTAAACAGATGCTGCATTAGACGGAAGCTTCTCGAAAAAGCATGATCAAGACAAAAACGTGCCTGTGTTCACTTTGATACGCATTTAGCACATCGAACACATCAGTTGTATTTAAGATGCACTGGATTTTAAGCCGGCTTGACTACGAATATGCAGAACAACAGAATTTACCCCTTTTCTCTGGTTGCTCAAACAGAAGGTGCAGATGGTCCGCGGCTGCTGCGCCCCGCTCTCTCCTCGCGCATGAACCGCGCCGAGGCAGGGCTGTCCATCAGCGCCGCCGTCTCCGAGAAGAAGCACGTTGGCCAGATGGGAAATGTAGCTGGATGCCAGTCGGAGAGTTTCAATCTTGGAGAGCTTTCTGTCCACCGGCTCGGTGGGTATGAGAGTCCGGAGAGCTGTGAATGCGGTGTTGACACTCTGGGTCCTGCCTCTCTCCCTGGCGTTAGCTGCGCTCCTCTGTTTCACCACCACCGGGGCCTCCCCTTCCAGTCGGTGCGAAATCCTTCTGCGTTTTTTGGTGGAGCCACAGTAACTTTGCTCCGAGCTGCCGTCGCTTTCGCTGCGGTTTTCATCATCCTCGGACGTAACGGTGAAGTCAGAATAGATCAAGTGTGTCGCCACGGGCCGCAGCATGGCGAAAGTCATCTTCCCAAGTTACACTAGTCCCGGCCACAAATCCTCTGGTAGTTAAGACCGACAACAAACGCAGGGACCAATCCTACATCTCAATTGGGCACACACGCAGCATGTAACCACCTGCGGGGAAAAAAAAGGACGTTTTTAATAAAGCTGACCGACTTTTCACAAGTCAGTTTTTGGACTGGCCTGTTTTAGGGATGGACCAGGACTACCTGCTCAACTGGGCTCTTATAGCTGGATGGGAGGAGCTGCaagcagcgcacacacacacacacacacacacacacacacacacacacacacacacacacacacacacacacacacacacacacacacacacacacacacacacacacacacacacacacacacgctcacgcACAGTGTTACAGTAACCTCTCCAGTGAAAAGACTCACAAATAATAACTCATCACAAATTTACGCCTAACTCTTATAAATCACAAATGCACCAGAATTGCAGATGAATATTATAGTAATAGGCCTACACTATAACAGATAAAGTGAGTTATACATTAATCACTCAGACATATTAAAGAAACATTGGCACTGTGTGATTTAGTAGTATTGCAAGACACAGTATcacattcacattatatttcatttagctgatgcttttatccaaagtgacttacagaTAAACAGTATTGCAGTGACTTGTACCTGTATTTtgtggtggaagaaatattcTGATCCTTTTCCTAAGTAAAGGTAGCAATGCAAAATACTCAATTACATAAGAAGTGCATCAGTGTTAGcagcaaaatatataaaaagtaaaagtatatgcagaattcaattcaattgtatttatagtatcaaatcataacaagagttagcTCAACACACttcacagatagagtaggtctaaactacactataatttacaaagacccaacaattccagtaattcccccaaaagCAAGCAGAGAGAAGACACCCATTAAGTGAAATATAAGTAGAAGTAGAATCATAATGCCTGCTGGTCAAGGTGGACCTAATTTTTTCGATACTTTATGTAGTGTAGTGCTGGCTAGtttaaaaatccatcttttttaTGAACTGattcaatgtttttgtaaatgtacatttttaatcAGCAAAGTAATTTGTAACTATAGCTGTAAAAATACAAGTattggagtaaaaaaaaaataaataagtaagaTTTGTCAAAGAAAGTACCTTAATAttgtacttaaaggaacacgccgacttattgggactttatcttattcaccgtaacctcCAGAGTTAGACAAATCACAAcctgtaaataggaacatgttggcgttattttgtcccttattcggagcagtaggattactggaaccattacctgcatgttctgtgctggcctgatgccgctggagccgtcagacagcgttacagcacgcacggagatgagaagggta
This window contains:
- the tcf15 gene encoding transcription factor 15, which codes for MTFAMLRPVATHLIYSDFTVTSEDDENRSESDGSSEQSYCGSTKKRRRISHRLEGEAPVVVKQRSAANARERGRTQSVNTAFTALRTLIPTEPVDRKLSKIETLRLASSYISHLANVLLLGDGGADGQPCLGAVHARGESGAQQPRTICTFCLSNQRKGIKDAKDCLKMRGLGPLRTRR